AGCTATATCTTTAAAGGTTCCGTCAGTTTTTTTTCTGGATGGCATACAGACCATCAAACCTCTTTCTCCCTTTACTATGCGCAGATTGTGGATAACGAAAACATCGTCAAACGTTACCGCAGCATAGGCCTTTAACTTCTCTTCGTTTTTCGGGAAAATCCTGACTTCAGTAATTTTCATCGCTCCTCCCGCGCTACAAAGACTCAACTACCCAAACTTTCCATTTATATGATAAAAGTTTTTTCTTTAATCTCTGCCCTTCCTCAAGTGATGGGACTATCCCAAAGACCGTGGAACCTGAACCCGACATCAGGCTTTTATATCCGAAATTTTCAATTTTCTTCTTTATAAAAGCAACTTTTGGATATTTCGGCAAAACCACTTCTTCCAGCCTGTTATACAAAAGTCTGCCCCATATTTTAGAATCTTTTAATGATTCCAAGTGGAATTTTATTTTATTAATTTTTTGCCTGCTTGTCAATGGAAAATGAAGTTTTTTATATACGGAAGGCGTTGAAACCCCAAAGTTAGGAAAAACAAGCACAAAGTAAGTTTTTTTGACCTTTTTTATGGATTTAAGTATATCTCCTATACCTTTGGCAACAGCCGTACCGCAATTAAGAAAAAAAGGTACGTCCGCCCCTATTTTAGCGGCAATTTTAACCAGCTTTTTTGGGCTGATCTTCAGTTTCCATAATTTTAACAGCCCTTTTAAAGCTGCCGCGGCATCGGAAGATCCTCCTCCGAGCCCCGCGCCCAAAGGAATATTTTTTTTCAGATGTATCCGTGCGCCTTTTTGCGTTTTAAGTTCTTTTTTTAGTAGTTTTGCCGCTTTTACGACAAGGTTTCTTTCATCATTCGGAAGATTTTTAAGATTGCATTTTAGCGATATTTTTTCTTCGGCAGGTTTAAATTCAAGTTCATCATAAAGGCTTACGGACTGCATTATTGATTCAATATTGTGATAGCCGTCCGCCCTTTTGTTTTTTACTTCAAGGAAAAGATTTATTTTGGCAGGAGCAAGAATTTTCATTTTAAAGTATTGTTTTCAATCCTAAACAAAGATGAATCCAAAGTTTTATTCGGCTCAAAATCACTCAGGAGCATTCTGCCGCGGAATTTTCCTTTAAGAAAAAAATTCACATTAAAAGGAATGTGTATATTATCCTTATAAACGTAATCGGAAATAGTAATAGAAACTCCATTTTGAATTGTAAGTCCTTTGGGCAGTGAAGTTTTTTTGTCTATTTTTAAAATCTTATTCCCCGCTTTATAATAAAAATATCTTCCCTTTTTTGACAGTTCAATATTTTGCGAATTAAATTCTTCAAGAGACAATTGATGGTTAATAAAAACTTCTTTTACTTCGGCCGGAATATCTTGATCAAGCGCGCGAGGCGATATTTTCAAGTCCTTGTTATAAATAATTGTCATTTGAGGGCTAAAAATCCCCGCAGAAACATCTATTCTAACAAGTTCGGGTTTGAGGTATATCGCCGTGCCTGAAAACTCAAAATTAAAAGAGTCCGCTTCCGCTTTAATAAAAAAACTGCACTTAAAGGATTTGATATTTTCATACGTATGAACAATTCTATGAAGCATTGCCCTTTGAAGATCTGATTCATTCAAATCCTTTTTTATTTCTTTTAGTTTGTTTTTTACTTCGTAATTTTTTGGCTGGATTTCAATTGAATTCGTATAAGCTTCCCAGGCCTGAGCTTTTTTATCAAGCTTGATTTTCGTATCGCCTAGATGCGCCCAAATTACAGGATCGGACATTAAGTTTGAAGCCTGTTCAAGATATTTTTCAGCCTGATCAAATTTATTTTGCTTAAAATAAACCCAGCCCAAAGAATCCAAGTAAGAAGCATTTTCGGGTTCAATCTCTAAAGCTTTTCTGATAAGTTCTTCCGCGCGCTCAAGTTTTATGCCTTTTTCTGCATAGGAATACCCCAGGTAATTTAGCGCCCGGGCAAATTTTGGATCAATTTCAACAGATTTTTCAAAATAAGCTGCGGCATCTTCAAATTTGCCCTGCTTGTCGGATATAACTCCCAAGTTAAAAAAAACTTCGGTAAAATCGGGTTTTACTTTCAAGGCTTCTTTAAAATTTTGTTCTGCAAGCCCATAATTTTTCATATCGTCGTAGGCAAGCCCTATCAGATAATAAAAATTCGGATTTTTAGGTTCAAGCTCTATCGCTCTTTTCAAATACTCTATTGCTTTGGGAAACTGGTTATTTAAGGAATAATAATAACTCAAACGCGCTAAAAGCATCGGGGTTTCATCGTTTTCCCTTAAGGTTTCGAAATACTCTATAGCTTGCGGCCAGTCTTTTTTTTCTTC
This sequence is a window from Elusimicrobiota bacterium. Protein-coding genes within it:
- the spoVG gene encoding septation regulator SpoVG; protein product: MKITEVRIFPKNEEKLKAYAAVTFDDVFVIHNLRIVKGERGLMVCMPSRKKTDGTFKDIAHPINSDFRHELEQKVLIAYEAKLKEAPLGKIEPS
- the ispE gene encoding 4-(cytidine 5'-diphospho)-2-C-methyl-D-erythritol kinase, encoding MKILAPAKINLFLEVKNKRADGYHNIESIMQSVSLYDELEFKPAEEKISLKCNLKNLPNDERNLVVKAAKLLKKELKTQKGARIHLKKNIPLGAGLGGGSSDAAAALKGLLKLWKLKISPKKLVKIAAKIGADVPFFLNCGTAVAKGIGDILKSIKKVKKTYFVLVFPNFGVSTPSVYKKLHFPLTSRQKINKIKFHLESLKDSKIWGRLLYNRLEEVVLPKYPKVAFIKKKIENFGYKSLMSGSGSTVFGIVPSLEEGQRLKKKLLSYKWKVWVVESL
- a CDS encoding tetratricopeptide repeat protein; translated protein: MSINNCPYFSMNKKFITIVSVIILGPFTISNAFQDQAYLAYLRGLLALQSGNLAAAKEEYNRVLEIDKNAVPVYRDLAYVYWQSGDREKALDSALKLKEQYGDNLNTQLFLGSFYMMLGRSNNAREAWENALKIDANNETAILYLAAYHSANNNPKESIIYWDKYIQQKPDSAESYYHRGMAFEKLGQLEKATQSLEKTISLKPESYEAYFALAQLYEKQERLYDAIRECEKYLSFVPDNVMILLYLGGLYYKTKNFASAEEIFKKADKINPNDSSVIFWLGLLAEEKKDWPQAIEYFETLRENDETPMLLARLSYYYSLNNQFPKAIEYLKRAIELEPKNPNFYYLIGLAYDDMKNYGLAEQNFKEALKVKPDFTEVFFNLGVISDKQGKFEDAAAYFEKSVEIDPKFARALNYLGYSYAEKGIKLERAEELIRKALEIEPENASYLDSLGWVYFKQNKFDQAEKYLEQASNLMSDPVIWAHLGDTKIKLDKKAQAWEAYTNSIEIQPKNYEVKNKLKEIKKDLNESDLQRAMLHRIVHTYENIKSFKCSFFIKAEADSFNFEFSGTAIYLKPELVRIDVSAGIFSPQMTIIYNKDLKISPRALDQDIPAEVKEVFINHQLSLEEFNSQNIELSKKGRYFYYKAGNKILKIDKKTSLPKGLTIQNGVSITISDYVYKDNIHIPFNVNFFLKGKFRGRMLLSDFEPNKTLDSSLFRIENNTLK